One Watersipora subatra chromosome 4, tzWatSuba1.1, whole genome shotgun sequence genomic window carries:
- the LOC137394291 gene encoding solute carrier family 49 member 4-like — protein MSYEVDSLEESYPLLASKSSGFEGSGAISSSHESDSGMQSSGIFETKVYKKRWYMLTVFCIIAFVQGLLWNTWSPLGDALLVGFGWTDDFLAFSLAMSGLGIVTCTFPVIYLIEKKDLRVATIFAVVLLVGCTVIWNIAYIAQLEVVFVIGCYFTGVSSCLALAGPPLLSVLWFPVTERTTATAFASMSTHFGIGLGFIVGPFVSGVRITAEEVDHLDNVTAHRKEEIQDGLQRVVYFDTVLAIICFILVLLHFPAKPPTPASRAQAKPRTEHWAGLKTVTCNYQFWILNMAFNVANGTFNAWLPMLSVLFSTGLGLDETVGDWIGFVATIIGCTGSVLIALAVDRHKRHTKRVLQIMSILAISLYVVLSCVQSGYIKIHGETALTVCLYLLVVGIAICMNGGVPLFYELGCEITYPVHEGLSSAYITVFNDFFGLVFYALFFIPGLGDGDSWTTWACLVACVTSFPMLLLLRESYNRLNEESPETEAKEQHA, from the exons ATGTCATATGAAGTTGACAGCTTGGAAGAGAGTTATCCTCTCCTAGCGTCAAAGTCATCAGGTTTCGAAGGGTCCGGTGCTATATCGAGCAGTCATGAGTCAGATTCGGGAATGCAATCCTCTGGAATATTTGAGACAAAGGTGTATAAGAAAAGATGGTACATGCTAACAGTTTTCTGTATTATTGCATTTGTGCAAGGACTGTTGTGGAATACTTGGTCTCCTCTAGGAGACGCTCTCTTGGTGGGCTTTGGCTGGACTGATGACTTTTTAGCATTCTCGCTCGCGATGTCAGGCCTAGGAATTGTAACTTGTACTTTTCCAGTAATATACCTGATAGAGAAGAAGG ATCTTCGAGTTGCCACTATATTTGCTGTAGTGCTTCTTGTCGGATGTACAGTTATATGGAACATAGCCTACATAGCTCAACTTGAAGT GGTGTTTGTCATTGGGTGCTATTTTACTGGTGTATCAAGTTGTCTGGCATTGGCTGGTCCTCCTTTGCTCTCCGTCTTGTGGTTTCCAGTAACGGAAAGAACAACTGCCACAGCGTTTGCGTCCATGAGCACTCATTTTGGTATTGGCCTTGGCTTTATTGTTG GGCCATTTGTTAGCGGTGTCCGAATTACAGCAGAAGAGGTGGACCACCTTGACAATGTTACTGCTC ACAGAAAAGAAGAAATACAAGATGGATTGCAGCGTGTTGTCTACTTTG ACACTGTTCTGGCTATAATCTGCTTTATTCTGGTGCTTTTGCACTTTCCTGCCAAACCTCCAACACCAGCGAGTAGAGCCCAGGCTAAACCTCGTACAGAACACTGGGCTGGTTTAAAAACGGTCACCTG CAACTACCAGTTCTGGATATTAAATATGGCCTTCAATGTGGCTAATGGAACATTCAACGCATGGCTGCCAATGCTCTCAGTACTGTTCTCTACTGGTCTCGGTCTTGATGAG ACAGTTGGTGACTGGATTGGCTTTGTAGCGACTATCATTGGTTGCACAGGATCTGTACTTATAGCCCTAGCAGTAGACAGACATAAAAGACATACCAAGCGAGTTCTGCAGATTATGTCTATCCTCGCTATATCACTCTATGTTGTCCTCAGCTGTGTTCAGTCAGGCTATATCAAAATACATGGGGAAACCGCTCTCACAG TGTGTCTCTACCTGCTTGTGGTTGGAATAGCCATATGCATGAATGGAGGTGTCCCGTTGTTTTATGAGTTGGGGTGTGAAATAACCTACCCCGTTCATGAAGGTCTGTCATCGGCGTATATCACAGTCTTCAATGATTTCTTTGGTTTGGTCTTCTATGCCCTCTTCTTTATTCCTGGTTTGGGAGAtg GAGACAGCTGGACGACCTGGGCATGTCTAGTAGCATGTGTAACAAGCTTTCCTATGCTCCTGCTACTCAGGGAGAGCTACAATCGTCTCAATGAAGAATCACCGGAAACTGAGGCTAAAGAACAGCATGCATAG